One Eurosta solidaginis isolate ZX-2024a chromosome 5, ASM4086904v1, whole genome shotgun sequence DNA segment encodes these proteins:
- the LOC137253722 gene encoding kallikrein-4-like has translation MCPRNHFTVLFILSCLLNYTNAQFRVINGEDIRIEKIPHSVAIFSDGVYRCVGALVNMNSVVTAAHCVISEEQDKLVVVAGVTDLRHRCSRSERRRGQRRNVQHIHHDYDPPTKLMDIAVVKVDESFEENNAVKPILLCDQQLVPGETMQVSGWGWISRTSGDYSHHLKTKHKQLFVLDVVEVMCVLEILEQQAF, from the exons ATGTGTCCACGTAATCATTTCACGGTGCTGTTTATCCTCAGCTGCCTTTTAAActatacgaatgcgcaatttcgtGTTATAAATGGCGAAGATATACGAATAGAGAAAATCCCACATTCGGTAGCAATATTTAGTGATGGGGTCTATCGTTGCGTTGGTGCCTTAGTCAATATGAATTCTGTGGTTACAGCTGCGCATTGCGTAATAAGTGAAGAACAGGATAAACTCGTCGTTGTAGCTGGTGTTACCGATTTACGTCACCGATGCAGCAGATCCGAAAGAAGAAGAGGGCAACGTCGCAATGTGCAGCATATACATCATGATTATGATCCACCAACAAAATTGATGGATATAGCTGTGGTTAAAGTGGATGAATCATTTGAAGAAAATAATGCAGTAAAGCCAATATTGCTTTGCGATCAGCAATTAGTACCGGGCGAGACTATGCAAGTTAGTGGCTGGGGTTGGATATCCAGAACTAGTGGGGATTATTCTCATCATCTCAAAACTAAGCAT AAACAATTATTTGTGCTGGATGTGGTCGAGGTGATGTGTgttttggagattctggagcagcagGCGTTCTGA